One genomic window of Roseateles sp. DAIF2 includes the following:
- the trpB gene encoding tryptophan synthase subunit beta produces the protein MKTYDQPDARGHFGPYGGRFVAETLVHALDELNEAYEHYRKDPEFIAEFERELAHFVGRPSPIYHADRLSRELGGAQIYLKREDLNHTGAHKVNNTIGQALLAKRMGKKRVIAETGAGQHGVATATICARFGMECVVYMGSEDVKRQSPNVYRMNLLGATVVPVESGSKTLKDALNEAMRDWVTHVESTFYIIGTVAGPHPYPAMVRDFQRIIGDECLTQMPQLVGRQPDAVIACVGGGSNAIGIFYPYIPHEGVRLIGVEAAGQGVESGKHAATLTAGSPGVLHGNRTYLLQDADGQIIETHSISAGLDYPGVGPEHAYLKDIGRAEYVGITDQEALAAFHRLCRTEGIIPALESSHAVAHAIKLAPTLSPDQVLLVNLSGRGDKDIGTVADLSGAKVYDQPSQAGHKVKGGAQ, from the coding sequence ATGAAGACCTATGACCAACCGGATGCTCGTGGGCATTTCGGTCCCTACGGCGGCCGCTTCGTCGCCGAGACCCTGGTGCATGCGCTCGACGAGCTGAACGAGGCCTACGAGCATTACCGCAAGGATCCCGAGTTCATCGCCGAATTCGAGCGCGAGCTGGCCCATTTCGTCGGCCGCCCGAGCCCGATCTACCATGCCGACCGCCTTTCCCGCGAGCTCGGCGGCGCGCAGATCTACCTGAAGCGCGAGGACCTGAACCACACCGGCGCGCACAAGGTCAACAACACCATCGGCCAGGCCCTGCTGGCCAAGCGCATGGGCAAGAAGCGCGTGATCGCCGAGACCGGCGCCGGCCAGCATGGCGTGGCTACCGCGACGATCTGCGCCCGCTTCGGCATGGAATGCGTGGTCTACATGGGCAGCGAGGACGTCAAGCGCCAGAGCCCGAATGTCTACCGCATGAACCTGCTGGGCGCGACCGTGGTGCCCGTGGAGTCGGGCTCCAAGACCCTGAAGGACGCGCTGAACGAGGCGATGCGAGACTGGGTCACCCATGTCGAGTCGACCTTCTACATCATCGGCACCGTGGCCGGCCCGCACCCCTATCCGGCGATGGTGCGCGACTTCCAACGCATCATCGGCGACGAATGCCTGACGCAGATGCCGCAGCTGGTCGGGCGCCAGCCGGACGCTGTGATCGCCTGCGTCGGCGGCGGCTCCAACGCCATCGGCATCTTCTATCCCTACATCCCGCATGAGGGCGTGCGCCTGATCGGTGTCGAGGCGGCGGGGCAGGGCGTCGAGTCCGGCAAGCATGCCGCGACCCTGACGGCCGGCTCGCCGGGCGTGCTGCATGGCAACCGCACCTATCTGCTGCAGGACGCGGACGGCCAGATCATCGAGACCCATTCGATCTCGGCCGGTCTGGACTATCCCGGCGTCGGCCCCGAGCATGCCTACCTGAAGGACATCGGCCGCGCCGAGTATGTCGGCATCACTGACCAGGAGGCGCTGGCGGCCTTCCACCGCCTGTGCCGCACCGAGGGCATCATCCCGGCGCTGGAGTCCAGCCATGCGGTGGCCCACGCAATCAAGCTGGCGCCGACCCTGAGCCCCGATCAGGTGCTGCTGGTCAACCTGTCCGGTCGTGGCGACAAGGATATCGGCACCGTCGCCGATCTCTCGGGGGCCAAGGTCTATGACCAGCCCTCGCAGGCCGGCCACAAGGTGAAGGGAGGTGCGCAATGA
- the trpA gene encoding tryptophan synthase subunit alpha: protein MSRIAATFAALKAQNRKALIPFVTAGDPYPEATVELMQAMAQAGADVIELGVPFSDPMADGPVIQRAGERALKAGIGLVTVLDYVRRFRQGNERTPVVLMGYANPVERYGIERFVVDAKAAGVDGVLIVDYPPEECEAFAAALKGQGLDPIFLLAPTSTEARMAQIGALASGYVYYVSLKGVTGAGHLDTEAVAAMVPRIKAHVAVPVGVGFGIRDGATARAVAEHSDAVVIGSRLVQLLETQTRDNVAATGAQFIREIRAALDA, encoded by the coding sequence ATGAGCCGCATTGCCGCCACCTTCGCCGCGCTGAAGGCGCAGAACCGCAAGGCGCTGATTCCCTTCGTCACCGCCGGCGATCCCTATCCCGAGGCTACGGTCGAGCTGATGCAGGCGATGGCCCAGGCCGGCGCCGACGTGATCGAGCTGGGCGTGCCCTTCTCGGACCCGATGGCCGATGGCCCGGTGATCCAGCGCGCCGGTGAGCGCGCGCTGAAGGCCGGGATCGGCCTGGTCACCGTGCTGGACTATGTGCGGCGCTTCCGCCAGGGCAACGAGCGCACACCGGTCGTGCTGATGGGCTATGCGAACCCGGTCGAGCGCTACGGCATCGAGCGTTTCGTGGTCGATGCGAAGGCGGCCGGCGTCGACGGCGTGCTGATCGTCGACTACCCGCCCGAGGAATGCGAGGCCTTCGCGGCCGCGTTGAAGGGGCAGGGGCTGGATCCGATCTTCCTGCTGGCGCCGACCTCGACCGAGGCGCGCATGGCGCAGATTGGCGCCCTGGCCAGCGGCTATGTCTACTATGTCTCGCTGAAGGGCGTGACCGGGGCCGGGCATCTGGACACCGAGGCGGTGGCCGCGATGGTGCCGCGCATCAAGGCTCATGTGGCGGTGCCGGTGGGTGTCGGTTTCGGCATCCGCGACGGCGCCACGGCACGGGCGGTGGCCGAACATTCGGACGCCGTCGTGATCGGTTCGCGTCTGGTCCAGCTGCTGGAAACCCAGACAAGGGATAATGTCGCCGCAACCGGTGCCCAGTTCATCCGCGAAATCCGCGCTGCGCTGGACGCCTGA
- the accD gene encoding acetyl-CoA carboxylase, carboxyltransferase subunit beta produces MSWLEKLLPPKMQQTDPNERRTVPEGLWIKCPSCETVLYKTDLEQNVNVCPKCSHHHRIGARARLNAFLDGEGRYEIGQEVLPVDALKFKDSKKYPDRLKEALENTGETDALVVLGGSVMSVPVVAACFEFDFMGGSMGSVVGERFARGVETALEQKVPFICFTATGGARMQEGLMSLMQMAKSNAALTRLAKAKLPYVSVLTDPTMGGVSASFAFVGDIVIAEPKALIGFAGPRVIENTVREKLPPGFQRAEFLMEKGAVDMIVDRRELRETIARQLAMLQRQSADAVA; encoded by the coding sequence ATGAGCTGGCTTGAGAAACTCCTGCCGCCCAAGATGCAGCAGACCGATCCCAACGAGCGCCGCACGGTGCCCGAAGGGCTGTGGATCAAGTGCCCGTCCTGCGAGACGGTGCTGTACAAGACCGACCTGGAGCAGAACGTCAACGTCTGCCCCAAGTGCAGCCATCACCACCGCATCGGCGCGCGCGCGCGCCTGAACGCCTTCCTCGATGGCGAAGGCCGCTACGAGATCGGCCAGGAGGTGCTGCCGGTCGATGCGCTGAAGTTCAAGGACAGCAAGAAGTACCCCGATCGCCTGAAGGAAGCGCTGGAGAACACCGGCGAGACCGACGCGCTGGTGGTGCTGGGCGGCTCGGTGATGAGCGTGCCGGTGGTCGCGGCCTGCTTCGAGTTCGACTTCATGGGCGGCTCGATGGGCTCGGTGGTCGGCGAGCGCTTCGCGCGCGGCGTCGAGACCGCGCTGGAGCAGAAGGTGCCGTTCATCTGCTTCACCGCCACCGGTGGCGCGCGCATGCAGGAAGGCCTGATGTCGCTGATGCAGATGGCCAAGAGCAATGCGGCGCTGACCCGGCTGGCCAAGGCGAAGCTGCCCTATGTGAGCGTGCTGACCGACCCGACCATGGGTGGCGTGTCCGCCTCCTTCGCGTTTGTGGGTGACATCGTGATCGCCGAGCCCAAGGCCCTGATCGGCTTTGCCGGCCCGCGCGTGATCGAGAACACCGTGCGCGAGAAGCTGCCGCCGGGCTTCCAGCGCGCCGAGTTCCTGATGGAGAAGGGCGCGGTGGACATGATCGTCGACCGCCGCGAGCTGCGCGAGACCATCGCCCGCCAGCTGGCCATGCTGCAGCGGCAGAGCGCCGACGCGGTGGCCTGA
- the folC gene encoding bifunctional tetrahydrofolate synthase/dihydrofolate synthase produces the protein MTLDDWLARCERLHPKEIDMTLERVQRLREAMGLRFEAPVVMVAGTNGKGSTCAMLESIALQAGYKVGLYIKPHLVHFQERCRVNGAPVEADSLLPHFEAVERARGDLALTYFEFTTLAIMSRLAAEPLDLVILEVGLGGRLDAVNCIDADCSVITSIDLDHTEFLGPDRESVGREKAHIMRPGRPVVCSDPVPPAAIAAHAAAVGADLRQLGRDFSYGGDRQQWQWAGRGRRFSGLAYPALRGVNQLLNASGVLAVFEALYERLPISAQAVRTGLALVELPGRFQVVPGQPALVLDVAHNPHAVAALAQNLDQMGFFPRTHVVFGAMADKDLAEILARIAPLVDSWHFCGLPLPRAATAAALAERFEALRAEGKLKSPAGVGVQQHADPASALAAAAAAADPADRILVFGSFYTVGGVLKNGVPRLMSAASPSTNKPAASSSS, from the coding sequence ATGACTCTCGACGACTGGCTGGCCCGCTGCGAGCGCCTGCATCCCAAGGAAATCGACATGACCTTGGAGCGCGTGCAGCGCCTGCGCGAGGCCATGGGCCTGCGTTTCGAGGCGCCGGTGGTGATGGTGGCCGGGACCAACGGCAAGGGCTCGACCTGCGCGATGTTGGAATCGATCGCGCTGCAGGCGGGCTACAAGGTCGGGCTCTACATCAAGCCGCATCTGGTGCATTTCCAGGAGCGCTGCCGCGTCAACGGCGCGCCGGTCGAGGCCGACTCGCTGCTGCCGCATTTCGAGGCGGTGGAGCGCGCGCGCGGCGATCTGGCGCTGACCTATTTCGAGTTCACCACCCTGGCCATCATGAGCCGGCTGGCCGCCGAACCGCTGGACCTGGTGATCCTGGAGGTGGGCCTGGGCGGGCGGCTGGATGCCGTCAACTGCATCGACGCCGATTGCAGCGTGATCACCAGCATCGACCTGGACCATACCGAGTTCCTCGGCCCGGACCGCGAATCGGTCGGGCGCGAGAAGGCTCACATCATGCGCCCGGGGCGCCCGGTGGTCTGCAGCGACCCGGTGCCGCCGGCCGCTATCGCCGCCCATGCGGCCGCGGTCGGCGCCGACCTGCGCCAGCTGGGCCGCGACTTCAGCTACGGCGGCGACCGCCAGCAATGGCAATGGGCGGGCCGCGGCCGGCGCTTCTCGGGCCTGGCCTATCCGGCGCTGCGCGGCGTCAACCAGCTGCTGAACGCTTCCGGCGTGCTGGCGGTGTTCGAGGCCCTGTATGAGCGCCTGCCGATCAGCGCGCAAGCGGTGCGCACCGGCCTGGCCCTGGTGGAGCTGCCGGGGCGCTTCCAGGTGGTGCCGGGCCAGCCGGCCCTCGTGCTGGACGTGGCGCACAACCCGCATGCGGTGGCGGCGTTGGCGCAGAACCTGGACCAGATGGGCTTCTTCCCGCGCACCCATGTGGTGTTCGGCGCGATGGCCGACAAGGATCTGGCCGAGATCCTGGCGCGCATCGCGCCGCTGGTGGACAGCTGGCATTTCTGCGGCCTGCCCCTGCCGCGCGCCGCGACCGCCGCGGCCCTGGCCGAGCGTTTCGAGGCGCTGCGCGCCGAGGGCAAGCTGAAGTCGCCCGCCGGCGTCGGTGTGCAGCAGCATGCCGACCCCGCGTCGGCCCTGGCCGCAGCGGCGGCGGCGGCCGACCCCGCTGATAGAATTTTGGTCTTCGGCTCCTTCTACACCGTGGGTGGCGTGCTCAAGAATGGCGTGCCGCGCCTGATGAGCGCCGCGTCGCCCTCCACCAACAAGCCCGCCGCTTCGTCCTCCTCCTGA
- a CDS encoding SPOR domain-containing protein produces MGLLSSLFKRNVAPAARPEPAGGDVQQLRLRARRRLIGVALLVGLGVIGFPLVFETQPRPIPVDLPIDIPRKETATPLSIPPAATLPVAKPPLPQEPPVEVAAAPVENVVAPAPRPEPKPELKPELKPEPRVEPKHESKPEPEPKSKAEPKREPPAAAKPSADEGKAAAGKEAARVQALLEGKKPEASAAAAGAGRFIVQVGAYADNKAAHEARMKVERLGLKTYTQAVETADGKRIRVRVGPFASREEADKVAAKVRGGGLSTAVLTL; encoded by the coding sequence ATGGGTTTGCTGTCGTCTCTCTTCAAGCGCAACGTGGCCCCCGCGGCCAGGCCGGAGCCGGCCGGCGGCGATGTCCAGCAGCTGCGCCTGCGTGCCCGGCGCCGCCTGATCGGCGTGGCCCTGCTGGTGGGGCTGGGTGTGATCGGCTTCCCGCTGGTCTTCGAAACCCAGCCGCGCCCGATCCCGGTGGACCTGCCGATCGACATCCCGCGCAAGGAAACCGCCACGCCGCTGAGCATTCCTCCGGCCGCGACGCTGCCAGTGGCCAAGCCACCGCTGCCGCAGGAGCCGCCGGTCGAGGTGGCGGCCGCGCCGGTGGAGAATGTGGTGGCTCCCGCGCCGCGGCCCGAGCCCAAGCCCGAGCTGAAGCCCGAGCTGAAGCCGGAGCCGCGCGTCGAACCCAAGCACGAGAGCAAGCCGGAACCCGAACCCAAGTCGAAGGCGGAGCCCAAGCGCGAGCCGCCGGCCGCGGCCAAGCCGAGCGCCGACGAGGGCAAGGCCGCCGCCGGCAAGGAGGCCGCGCGCGTGCAGGCCCTGCTGGAAGGCAAGAAGCCCGAGGCCTCGGCGGCGGCGGCGGGCGCGGGCCGCTTCATCGTGCAGGTCGGGGCCTATGCCGACAACAAGGCCGCGCATGAGGCGCGCATGAAGGTCGAGCGCCTGGGCCTGAAGACCTACACCCAGGCGGTGGAGACGGCCGACGGCAAGCGCATCCGCGTGCGTGTGGGGCCCTTCGCCAGCCGCGAGGAGGCCGACAAGGTGGCGGCCAAGGTGCGCGGCGGTGGCCTGTCCACCGCGGTGCTGACGCTCTGA
- a CDS encoding CvpA family protein, with protein MGWVDLVLLAVLGISVLLGLWRGLVYELMAIVGWIVAYLACPYVAPWIEPWLPAARLGPSTVHMLGLVLGFVAVLVVWGLTARLVRALIHATPLSVVDRLLGGGFGVLRGVLIALLAVVLVSMTPASQTETWRASQLAPVLHATLHGLAPMLPAELVKFIPAGA; from the coding sequence ATGGGCTGGGTCGACCTCGTGCTGCTGGCGGTGCTGGGCATCTCGGTGCTGCTGGGGCTGTGGCGCGGCCTGGTCTACGAGCTGATGGCCATCGTCGGCTGGATCGTGGCCTATCTGGCCTGTCCCTATGTGGCACCCTGGATCGAGCCCTGGCTGCCGGCCGCGCGCCTCGGCCCCTCGACCGTGCACATGCTGGGCCTGGTGCTGGGCTTTGTCGCGGTGCTGGTGGTCTGGGGCCTGACGGCGCGGCTCGTGCGGGCGCTGATCCATGCGACGCCGCTGTCGGTCGTGGACCGGCTGCTGGGCGGCGGTTTCGGCGTGCTGCGCGGCGTGCTGATTGCGCTGCTGGCGGTGGTGCTGGTCAGCATGACGCCGGCCTCGCAGACCGAGACCTGGCGTGCCTCGCAGCTGGCGCCGGTGCTGCATGCAACCCTGCACGGGCTGGCGCCGATGCTGCCGGCCGAGCTGGTGAAGTTCATTCCGGCCGGGGCCTGA
- the purF gene encoding amidophosphoribosyltransferase → MCGIVGVISQAPVNQLIYDALLLLQHRGQDAAGIVTMQGNKCFMHKARGMVRDVFRTRNMRALPGNIGLGQVRYPTAGNAYNEEEAQPFYVNAPFGLVLVHNGNLTNAHALKKELFDIDRRHINTESDTEVLINVVAHELERVARDLPLTPDAVFKAVSAVHKRIKGSYAVIALIAGHGLLAFRDPFGIRPLCFGQSADGEFMVASESVALEGTGHKLTRDVAPGEALFIDMQGQVHTQQCAQSPTLNPCMFEFVYLARPDSVMDGISVYQARLNMGETLAQRLISTMPPSEIDVVIPIPESSRPSAMQLAHKIGKPYREGFVKNRYVGRTFIMPGQGARKKSVRQKLNAIGLEFKGRNVLLVDDSIVRGTTSKEIVQMAREAGARKVYLASAAPPVRFPNVYGIDMPTKEELIAHGRSIEEVRQYIGADALIYQDVDAMKRVVAALQPGLNGFEASCFDGSYVTGDVSAEDFETMREQRKSQGDEEDGPARTRLALQSGQDQ, encoded by the coding sequence ATGTGTGGCATCGTCGGTGTGATCTCCCAGGCGCCGGTCAACCAGCTGATTTATGACGCCTTGCTGCTGCTGCAGCACCGCGGCCAGGATGCCGCCGGCATCGTCACGATGCAGGGCAACAAATGCTTCATGCACAAGGCGCGCGGCATGGTGCGCGATGTGTTCCGCACCCGCAATATGCGCGCGCTGCCCGGCAATATCGGCCTGGGCCAGGTGCGCTACCCGACCGCCGGCAATGCCTACAACGAGGAAGAGGCCCAACCCTTCTACGTCAACGCGCCCTTCGGCCTGGTGCTGGTTCACAACGGCAACCTGACCAACGCCCATGCGCTGAAGAAGGAGCTGTTCGACATCGACCGCCGCCACATCAACACCGAGAGCGATACCGAGGTGCTGATCAATGTGGTCGCGCATGAGCTGGAGCGCGTCGCGCGCGACCTGCCGCTGACGCCCGATGCGGTGTTCAAGGCGGTGAGCGCGGTGCACAAGCGCATCAAGGGCTCGTACGCGGTGATTGCGCTGATCGCCGGCCATGGCCTGCTGGCCTTCCGCGACCCCTTCGGCATCCGCCCGCTGTGCTTCGGCCAGTCGGCCGACGGCGAGTTCATGGTGGCCAGCGAGAGTGTGGCGCTGGAGGGCACCGGCCACAAGCTGACCCGCGACGTGGCGCCCGGCGAGGCCTTGTTCATCGACATGCAGGGCCAGGTGCACACCCAGCAATGCGCGCAGAGCCCGACCCTGAATCCCTGCATGTTCGAGTTCGTCTACCTGGCACGCCCGGACTCGGTGATGGACGGCATCTCGGTCTACCAGGCCCGCCTGAACATGGGCGAGACCCTGGCCCAGCGCCTGATCTCGACCATGCCGCCCAGCGAGATCGACGTGGTGATCCCGATCCCCGAATCGAGCCGCCCCTCGGCGATGCAGCTGGCGCACAAGATCGGCAAGCCCTACCGCGAAGGCTTCGTGAAGAACCGCTATGTGGGCCGCACCTTCATCATGCCGGGGCAGGGTGCGCGCAAGAAGTCGGTGCGCCAGAAGCTCAATGCGATCGGCCTGGAGTTCAAGGGCCGCAATGTGCTGCTGGTGGACGATTCGATCGTGCGCGGCACCACCTCCAAGGAGATCGTGCAGATGGCCCGCGAGGCCGGTGCGCGCAAGGTCTACCTGGCCTCGGCCGCGCCGCCGGTGCGCTTCCCGAATGTCTACGGCATCGACATGCCGACCAAGGAAGAGCTGATCGCGCATGGCCGCAGCATCGAGGAGGTGCGCCAGTACATCGGCGCCGATGCGCTGATCTACCAGGACGTCGACGCGATGAAGCGCGTCGTGGCGGCGCTGCAGCCGGGGCTGAACGGCTTCGAGGCCTCCTGCTTCGACGGCAGCTATGTCACCGGCGACGTCTCGGCCGAGGACTTCGAGACCATGCGCGAGCAGCGCAAGTCGCAGGGCGACGAGGAAGACGGCCCGGCCCGCACCCGCCTGGCGCTGCAGAGCGGACAGGACCAGTAA